ACCATGAACTTGTATATGAAGTAAGAAAAGATCAAGAATCCCTTTAATAATTGTCAGTAATACcaacaggtttggttttgttttgatgtgGGCATGCAAATAATATAACTGGAATCTGAAGCTCAGGTTGTGAGTTCTGGTGTGTGTGACTTGAATAACTGAATTGTTTCATGTGAAGTTAATGGTTTGTGTGCACAATGTGCAACAAGTAAGCTGCTGCTAACTCTGGGAAGATCCAGAATTAATTTGTGTTTGTTGGGCCAATAGCTGGATTCAGATTATTATTGATTCctaaaaaaagaagagcttgGTTTATTTTCTGCTGAGGAATAGCAGCAAAAAAAGCCACGCTTCATTCTGGTGTTTGCTGCCTTTTAGTTTCAGATGCCTGGGTACTCTAATGGGTGCTCTCAGAACCAGACTATATGAGAGAAAGATCATCTTTGCTGTATCTGGGAGATTGTTCCCATTTGTACTCTTTTATCTGCCAAACTGGGAAATGGTTGGTTACCAATAAAGCTGAACTCCCACAATCTacaaatttttctcttcagtaaatTGACTCCACTTAGAAAATTCCTTCATGATAGAAAACCAGAATCCTTTTAGTTGAAGGGGGTTATGGAGGTTTGTAGATCTTAAACTCCTAAGTTTTTCTAAAATCACAGATACAAAATTAATTGCCATCTGTACTGCAGCAACCATATGGATATAGTCATGTGTCTCTCAAACTAGAAAGGCAGTGCTTTTTGCTCTGTCTAGTCCTTTCTAGTTTTCCATACCATTTCTATTTATCCAAATAATCTttaatcagtttttcttttcaaataatagTATACTGAAACTGTAAGTGCATGTAACAAATGgacttccttccctccccagaaaTGCGTACTAATCCACTCCTTCTTGCACCTCATGTGCTTACACAACATGTACTTGAACCACTTGCATGATTTGTTATAGGCTGTTGTGATGGTTTTGGAATCAACTggagaaaagacctttaaaatgaTACTGGATTTGTTGAAATCTCTCTGGACGTCTTCTGTCATTACCATGGACCAAATGAAAAGAGTAAGTCTAGCATTTAGAGAATTTTGGGTAAGGTCTTTCAAAATTTGTAtagtttttatcttcttttaagtACTATTTGTAGTCTATTGTTGACTGCTGCTCTCTTTTTAAATTCTCCATGGTCATTCTGTATCCCATACAAATAATCTGTCACTGATGTATGTACAATACTTGCCATGTACTGGGAGAAGTACAAATGAATTCCGAGCAGCAGTTCTCTGTAGAACTGCAAGGTACAGAATATTTAAACGTTTAGTCAGGCATTTCCAACTGCTTTTATGCAATTAAATGGTTAAaactaataatttaaaatgctgcaatatagcttcatttttttaaaatataacttttctttttatacagtaGTTCTTCATAATTGAAGAAGTACAATAAGGACCTACTTAATTACAAATGTCAATTAGAACACTGTATAGAAGCTAATATTTTACACAGTTGGAGTCATCCATGGCTTTGCTTCTAGGTATGAATATAGGACAGCTGTTCTGTCCCAAGGCAAACTAGGTACCACACAAAGACTTGCGTCAAAATTTACCCAGCCATACTGCCGGTGGGAAGTGATGAAGTCATCTCTGGTTGTCGCCAGTGTTTCCCTTACTGCATAAACTGTTGTGGTGGAGATTTGTGGCcatgttttcttcatttacatGGAAGAATAGttaactttttcttccttgtgttaCTACCCATGTGATAGCAGCCAGGCTAACATACACATTCTGTACTGTCTGAATTTCTGGATTCTAAAGAAGTTAAAaattcagctgttttttatgTAGATAGGTAGTTGTGTAATACCATGGAATTGCCTGGTATTAGACCTTGCTTTTCCACTGACTTGCAGCTGCTctgcttgaggttttttttgaaactgtcCATAGTGTACATGAACCTGTACTCcgaggatttcttttttcaatataaaggggtattaaaaaaaaaaattgtaatcaTAGAATAACCAGATCATTATTTGAATTCTTACCTTGCAGGGCTATGAACGAGTTTACCGTGAAATCCCAGACATTAACCTGGACGTGCCACACTCTTATTCTGTGCTCGAGCGGTTTGTAGAGGAATGCTTTCAGGCTGGAATAATCTCCAAACCCCTGAGAGACCTCTGTCCTTCAAGGTACTTGTTTTATTGTCGATAGGTGAAGGCACTGCTTTTTGTCCCCATTGCAGGTAATGGAAAGCAGGATCTTATGACCAAAGTATTACAGAGGGGAACTGGAAACTATGGAGGATGGAGAAACAGAGGGTTGGACTAGTAAAAAGTTTATTAAGAAGCTGCACTGATGTGAAACCTGTTAGGTGGAGTCTGGGATAAATACTTGAGGAAAGCAAGCCTCTAGTGAGTGCCAGGCGGCACGCCTGTGTGCTCTCCAGAGGATGAAGGCCTGCCTCTCCTCTGTGTTGCTGATTTGCTTGGTAGAGATCAGTGCAGTACTGCGATGGAAGATCAGGCGTCGCAATGATCCATGCAGGTGACAGTGGAAAACTGTCAGCTACAgtgaaaacacaaaatgaaaacacatttgcttttaaGCAGTGGTGTGAACGTACCAAATGGCATGAAGAGAGTTCTAAGATGAGACAACCAATCCTTACCTTTATGGCAAAAGGGAATAGGACACTTACGTGCAGTAAGGTGTACATGCCTGATCCCTTCATATCTGTCATGGTTTGTAtagtgctttttgttttgttattgtttactTAGCATAAATAATGCTGTTTGAACTGTAATCTAATCAGTATTCTGTTCTCTCCTTACTGGTCACAATACAATTCCTAAGTTCCATTTCCTGTGGGGAATATGtgtaaacttttaaattttattttaaaactgttattcaCAATTTACACATAGGGAATACTATTTGTTAGACACATCTCTTCtagtttgggtgttttgtttggctGCTTAAACCATCTAGACAGCTTGTGAGGAATTTGGGTTTTGAAATGTCAGTGTCTTATCAAAACCAGCTTCTATTTGTGGACTTCAGACTCAACATTGAGTTTGTGTGTATCTTCGTATCAAATGTTTTGCCGGTTTGGGGTGTGGGAGGGTTGAAAATCATGGCTGCAACAAAAGCTTGATTATACTTCAGTTCTTAGTACATTGAGAGGCATTGTTGGCTTAATATGCCTTCAGTTTTGGGTAGAAAAACACCATTCCTAGGCATTCAAACTGTGATCTTTTGCAAGTGTGAACATTAAAAGGGGAGCAAAGTAGAAAGGACTTAacaatgaaaattttgaaaagcttCTTGCAGATAAACCTAGATGTAAGTTTCAGATGGATTTTAAGCAATTTACCAGTGATAAGAATGTCAGCTAATCTTGGTGAACTTGCACATCTCACATTTGATTCCAAGCCCAAGAAAAGATTCTTCTCAGTAATAGATAAGAAAACACAAGCAAAGCTACTCTTGAACTTACTGAAAAGacactttctgttttcttacaggGGTCGAAAGCGTTTTGTGAGTGAAGGAGATGGAGGTCGTCTTAAGCTAGAAAGCTACTGAATGTGAGAACCAACTCCTGAAGCCTTAAAAGTTTAAAGGGAAAAtagatatctatatatatacaaacacgcatgcttttttggtgtgtgtatgtatatatgtatacacatatataatataCCAAAATTTTAAGAGTTGCTTAGCacagttcatatttttttttaaaagcacatgttTTGGGtacaaatcattttttttaaatagttttataaatttcagaaagaaaacttctttctttctttgggtATATAGTAGAACAACTGGCCACTCTGCTGTGGGGGTGCCTTCAAATAAGCTATTTTTTCAAGTGCCATATGTTTATGACCTAATCATTCCTTGTTTGCATCAATGTCTGACTGCCACTCTTTCTTTAAAGGACAGTGTTGTCATCATAAAATCACTGGTTTACACAAAGCTTTATAGAAGGGCCAAGTTAAGCTGCTGAGATCCCATTTCCATTGCTGCTGGAGAAATACTGTGCTTTGGGAGAAAATAtagttgtttctttgttttaaagagcCCAAGAAAATGGGAGTTGGGTCGTAAAATTAATTCATCTGTTTCAGGGGAAAACACTGGTTGGTTTTAGCCCCTGTGTACCAaactcgtcttttttttttttttgtatgtaactGGAAAAGTGAAAAGTTCTggtaaaacatattaaaaatattttttctgaagctctcctttctccctgctctttttttcttttaacagaacaAATTTAACTCAAATCTCTGAACACCACCTTTTTGTATTACTGTGGGAGAAGGTCCAGacgaggccatgaagatgatgagagggctggagcacctctcctgtgaggacaggctgagagagttggggctgttcagcctggagaaggctctggggagaccttctagccccttccactacctaaaggggctacaggagagaggGGTAGGGACTCtaccagggagtgtagtgacaggatgaggggtaacggttttaaactgaaagagggaagatttagattagatatcaggaagaaattctttactctgagggtggttgcccagagcagctgtagaggccccatccccggaggtgtccaaggccgggatggatggggctttgagcagcctggtctggtggaaggtgtccctgcccagggcaggggcgtggaACTGGAtaagctttaaggtcccttccacctctaaccgttctatggttctgtgatgaCTCTATTACAATCTGTAGAAGAGCAATGAATAATTAAGCCCAGAGTAAGTATTTAcacaatatatttttctgaaaacaagtgACTTGTGTAGGAGTATCGCGGCTCGCACTGAGATGCTCTGAATGTGTCTGTGCAGCGCAGCTTTGCCCAGCCCTTGCCAGGAGCAAGATAGATGTAGGGGCTGACTTAGAGCAGCCCAGCCGTGCCCCTCCTGCTGCCTTAGGTCTGTCGGTTCCGTGCCAGGACTGACGCGGCCTTGAAAGCGGCAAGTGGAATTCTGACGGAAAAACGCCAGAAAAGGAGCCTCCCGCCCCCCATCCGCCTGCTCCCGGCCGGCGCTTCGTCCGCAACCTCCCCTTCAGAGCGGTACCTCCGCGGGGCCGGGCTAGGGGCGGGCCGGCGGCGTCCCCTCGGGCGGCCGCGCCGCCTCCAGCGCCGCCCGCTgcagcttctccagcttctccagcgACACCGACTTGAGGGGCAGCACCTTGGGCTTGCACAACACCATGGCGGCGGCGTCCTCCACCGACAGCTGCCCTGTGAGGGGAGAGAAGGGCCGTGCgtgagcggcggggccgggccgggccggctgccgggccgggccgggcccgccgccggtACCTTGTTTGGGCAGCACCTCCCGGAACGCAGCCTTCCCCTCCGGCATGGCGGCTCCCTCGCGGCGGCGCGCAGGCGCAGTGCTGAGGGGGGAGGCGCGCCTGCCGCAAAGAAACCTACAACTCCCAGCATGCACTGCGCGCCGCCAGCTCCAGTACCCCTGTACATGCTGGGAATTGTAGTCGGGGGGCGCGAAAGGTCCTGCTCCTCGCCagccgccgcggggcccggctGCCCCGGGGCTCGGTGGGGTGACTGCGGCCTAGCTGGGAGCGCGTAGAGTCGCGCCGGTCCCTGGCCCTTCCGTGAGGCGGTGTCGTTCAACCTGCGCGGgcctgcccggccccgcggcctGCCACCGCCTGCCCGCCGCTGGggctcgccccgccccgcccggcctgCGCTCCTGCTGGCCGCGGCTCTCGGGCTTTGGGACTTTttaggtgtttcttttttttgtgtttaagtttttgggttttgtccAACAGACGGGCTTGGCCAGTGCGTACGCGTTCTGATTTCCATTTTCGGGCAGCGCCTCAGGATTCGCGATGTGAATCATGGCACTGTTTAACATGTAAACAGTAGTAAAAGCCGCTGTCTTTCTTCCTAAACGCTGAGGGCTTAAATGTCGCCAAACCTGATGGGCCGGTGCACCCGAgatccaccaccaccaccgggcTGGGTTTGGAAGTTCCTTGGCAGCTTCCTTGCAAAATCCCGCCACGAGTGCCGGGGTCGGCGGGGGGAGgttggcctggcctggcctggccatCCTCGTGTCCGTGGCGTGCCCCGGTTCTGGGAGGTGGTGTAATTTTAGATTTTGCTAATGAGCTTGCCTGCGTGCCCTGCACACACAGTCTGCCTTGGCTTTTGCTTGGGGATTGGCAGATAAGGCTGGTAATCCTGCTCACCCAGCCTCAGCAGGCGGTGATGATTCCTTTAGTTGTTCTGGGGTTGAGAGCTTGCTGCGTACCGCCACACAGGGGCTGGCCGTGGATGGGTAAAACaagggagaaaattatttttgctaatcATTCTCTTCCATTCTACCTCGATGCTAGCTCAGGCACTGCGCTGTGGGCTGTCAGCTGTGGGATCTAAGGTGTTCCTGGGTTTGTTGGGAGACCTGTGATAAAACTTGTAACTTCCAGTAAGCGGCACCTCTCTGATAGTTATTTAAAACCTCTGTCTGCATTGTTCTAGAatgatttcctttttcctctaagGCAACCTAGAGTAGGAAACTGATGGTCCCTCAGGTAGCCCGCTTCCACCTCACTTGAAGTCTTGGCTGCTTGTTGGGTTGGAGGCCAGCAGAGAACCTGAGAGCGGGTCTCCTACTTCCTGCCGTTTGTGGAGCCGGCCAAAGATAACACTTCAGGTTTGGTCCGGGGCAGTGCAGGAGTTTGGCCCGTTTCTGTTGTGATTCACGTATTCCACTTTCAGGTCAGAAGATTGGCAATGATGAGGCTATAAAATGGACGGGCTTGCTTGGGACATCCTTCTCTCCCCTTTGAAGTGCACAGAAGCgttcccactgatttcaatgggaaaAGCTCTTTTGTCTGGTGTGCTGGTATGTGTGCCAATTAGTATTTCATACTGATTGGAAGGGAAAGGACTAGGGACTGATTTATGAAGACTGTGGATGTTTGTGGACCAGGACAGTTTAAACAGTACATGCGATTTGCAGATCAGTAATTTggtagttgtttgtttgtttttaaaaactgatccAGCATCTTAGCTGTGGCTAAAAGTGAACATAAAAGGCAGCCAGTTATGACTGAAAATCTTGCACTGTGAAAACAACAGTTATTCCTGCAGTAACAAATATGGCCTGTGGAGTAACAGAAAATGAACCGAAAGCAAGGCACTGACATCAAATTGCAGGTGACAGTGCCCTTCATGGTGCCGATGACCACCTGGAGTCCAGCATTCTGTGAGGATTTGCATTTACAGCAACCAGAGCCCATCTCAGTCATGTAGGGAATCACTTTCCAAGCGCAGTTTTCCTGCCAGCAGGGTTTGTTTGCTTGGTGATAAGAAACAATGGTCAACTCAGTTTGTTACTGGAGCATTTTAGTGACTGAGAAGTGGAATCTGGCATCGTGTGCTAAATCCATTTTCTTAGCTAGTCAAATGCCAACTTGGCAGCCTATCCAGCAAGCTGATAGCACTGGGACAGGCGTGATTGTGAAGACTGTTTTTGACAGTCTCTAGTAAGTCTGCTTTTAAGACACCTCTTTCCATTGCGAAAAAACAGTTACCACCTTCAGGACTggatgagagagaggagagaggcatGGGCATTGTCTGCAGCTTAATATTGTACTTTTCCAACTGCCTTAAGAACAGCAACAAGGTTTAGCTTTCAGAAAGGCTGGTATTTATTCACTAGAGCGGTGTTAGCCATagttgagaggggaaaaaagtgtggcATAGAGGAcctaattccttgttttgttggAAGAGGAACAACAAGAGAAGATGTGACTTTTCCAATTACAGATGAGGGACCCGatcttttcttctgctaaagAAAGTGTAGTTATATGCtgttttttgccatttctgctttTAGGGTCGGCATACTCAAACATACACTCATTTCTCTCATGGGTCTTTCCACTTGCCAGCAATAGCTAGAAAGCTGAAATACTTTGCCAAAACCCTTCAATCTGGGAAAAGAACCATGTACTTGCAGTAGGACCAGGCTGAGTCAGTGCATTGTCTTGGTGCCATCTCGCGTGGCTGGAGAAGTCAGAACAAGACCATCCTTGTGCACAGCATAATGATGCCCAGGTCTCAAGTTGTGTCCCCATGGCGTGCAGCTTCCTAAAGTCATGGGACTTGACCTTCAGATAAAACTCAATGTTATTTGAGAAAGCGTGAGAGTGGTATCCATAGAGAGGACGGGGCGCTCTAGGTTGCATATCCTTATTTTCCTGATGTCACAAACAAGTTAGTTACTCTTGTACGCTGCAGAAAGCCTCACAACCACAAAACCAGCAATAATTTTATAAATGATAagcttgttttcctcctcctcttcctagATACTCCGAGTGCAGCAGACAGCAGAGATGTGCATTGCTGGAATCCAGAGAGTTTCGTAACATGGCAGCCGCTTGCTGAAAGCCCTGGAGATACAAAACAACCCCTATTTTAAGTCTTGAGAAACATCTCCTACtaagtagaagaaaaaagcatttaggTGAAGTAATGTTGCCAGTCCCATTTGTTTATGAGGCTTGGTTTTTGCctttatacattttaaatgctttttattttcattctactTTTTGTGCCTTTCAAgttcatgttttccatttttttcatatgaCAGGAAAGTCTGGAATTAAGTCcttactttaaaaagaagaatctgGTTCAGAGTCCTGTATAATCATGTAGCTCCAGACATggggtgtttaaaaataaagccactcTCATGAGAATTACCGTCTTGAAGGTGATTTTCTGTTCTGAGTTTAAGTACTTTGTTGACAGTTTAAGAAGCTTTTAACAACATCTGATCTGTGTTTGCTTTCCAGGCagatctctcttttcttcttcttttctaaaaatctaGAGCTTGTTTCACCTCTGTATGTGCTGACGAGGTCAGAAATGTAGTGTACCAGCATGACTGTGACGCGTGTTGAATAATGC
The sequence above is a segment of the Larus michahellis chromosome 6, bLarMic1.1, whole genome shotgun sequence genome. Coding sequences within it:
- the BBIP1 gene encoding BBSome-interacting protein 1 → MPEGKAAFREVLPKQGQLSVEDAAAMVLCKPKVLPLKSVSLEKLEKLQRAALEAARPPEGTPPARP